In the Aridibaculum aurantiacum genome, TTACACGGTGCAATGGAATGATCCGGAACGCAATAAGGCGGCATCCAACTGGTTTCGGCAAAATCCTCACCGGTTGCAGTTAGGTAATGTTGGTTTTGAAATACAGAAGGCTAATGGTACAATTGCTACTATTGATGATGTAAAAAACATCAGGCAGCAGCTAAACCTTTGGACGGGAGAGATCACCAGCAGTTTCACAATAGAAGGCATCCCTGTTACTGTTTCTACTTTTTGTCACCAGCAACAGGATATGATAGGTGTAAATGTCCAGTCAGGTTTAATCAAAGAGGGAAGACTGAAAGTAAGATTGCGTTTTCCATATCCCACAGGAGATTGGAGTGATGATGGAACAAATTATGATCATCATGAAAAACATACTTCAAAATTAATTGCGAGTAATACTGCGGAAACTTCCATACTGCACCAGCTCGATACTACTTCATACTTTGTTAGCTTGTCTCATTCTCCGGCAACGGCTTCCAACTCTGGACCTCATCAATTTGTAGTAACGCCTTCCGCAACGAATGACGCTTTTCAATTTACCTGCCGCTTTGCTGCAACGATAACTAATCTTTCAACTAAGGCTTCATATGATGAAACCAGGACGAGTAGCATGAGGGAGTGGAGGGATCATTGGACCAAGGGTGCGGCAATTGATTTTAGTGGAAGTACAGATATAAGGGCGAAGGAACTTGAGCGAAGGATCATCCTTTCGCAATACCTGATCAAGATACAGGAAACAGGATCCAATCCTCCGCAAGAGACAGGCCTTACTTATAACAGTTGGTTTGGCAAACCTCATATGGAAATGCCTTACTGGCATCTTGCACACTATCCGTATTGGGGTCATAAAGATTTACTGGAAAGGAATATGGACTGGTACTTCAGGGCGGCAGATAAAGGCAGGGCTATAGCCAAAAGGCAAGGTTTTGATGGTATCCGCTGGCAGAAGATGACAGATAATAATGGTGATGAAACTCCTTCATCTGTTGGTGCTTTTCTTATCTGGCAACAACCTCATCTGATCTATTTCGCTGAAAGTATTTACAGGCAAAAAAAGGATACTTCAGTTCTGAAAAAGTACAAAGATCTTGTATTTGGCACTGCAGATTTTATGGCTTCCTTTCCTTTTTATGAAGAAGAAAAAGATCGTTACATCCTAGGCAAAGGATTGATCCCGGCACAGGAACGATTTAAGGCTGAAGAAACCTTCAACCCGACATACGAGTTGGTTTATTGGAACTGGGGCCTGAACATGGCGCAGCAATGGCGAGAGCGCCTGGGAATGCCGCGCAACCCGAAGTGGGATGAAGTTTTAAGAAAGTTAGCAAAGCCTGCGGTAAAAGATGGAATGTACCTGGCTACAGAAAGTGCCACCGACAGCTATACCAACCCACGGTACAGAACGGATCATCCCTCGGTTGTTGCAGCTTTGGGTGTAATGCCTGCGACAGGGCAGATAAGCCCGGTTATCATGAAAAACACGTTCAACTGGATATGGAAGAACTGGGAATGGGATCATACCTGGGGTTGGGATTTTCCAATGTTTGCAATGACGGCAACACGCTTAGGCATGCCTGGAAAAGCAATGGATGCACTGCTGATGAATATTCGCACAAACACCTATTTGAACAACGGGCACAATTACCAGGATGAGCGATTGAGAATATACCTGCCAGGCAATGGCGGCTTGTTGACTGCAGTAGCATTAATGTGTGCAGGATGGGATGGCAGCAAAGAAAAAAATCCGGGTATACCTAAAAATGGTAAATGGAAAGTAAAGTGGGAAGGGCTGCAGAGGTTGCCTTAACCGCTGTGCAATAAAACAGCAAAATAAACATGTTTTACTGCTTCACTGCTTGCAATACTATACGAACGTTTATCAAGCTATTACTTGCTGCCAGGCAGGCACAAAAATGAAGAAGTGGTCATTCGTGGTTCATCAATTTCTACATTCAACTACAGGATACTACAGGATGGGTAACATCACCATTTTCATCCTAAAGCACATACATTCGTAACTCACTCAAGGCTTGCATATGTTAAACAGATATCTACAATTTATTTGCGTTTTAATAGCAGTTTTATTCAGCAGTTGCCGAGCCACAAGGGTGCCTGCAAAAGACCAGGTGATGGCACCTATGCGTCTCACCAACCAGTACTTTATGAACAAGTGGCCGGATGCAGGTAAGCCAATTGTCACCAACAAACAACGGCCAAGTAATCTATGGACGCGTGCTGTGTACTATGAAGGCCTGATGGCTTTATACGCAATTGATAAGCAGCAAGCATACTATGACTATGCTGTGCAGTGGGGCGAAAAACATAAATGGGGATTACGCAATGGTGTCAACACTCGCGATGCAGATGACCAGGCGGCTGGCCAGACTTACATAGACCTGTACATGATGGACAAAAAGCCAGAGCGTATTAAGGATATCAAAACTTCTATAGACCGCATGGTGAAGAGTGAGAAGAGTGATGACTGGTTTTGGATAGATGCGCTGCAGATGGCTATGCCTGTATATGTGAGGCTGGGCGTACTGTATAATGATACCAGCTACTTCAACAAGATGTATGAGCTGTACGCCTTCACCAAGTACAAGCACGGCGGCAAAGGATTGTACAATCCTGCTGACAAACTTTGGTGGAGAGATAAAGATTTTGTTCCACCATATAAAGAGCCAAATGGTGAAGATTGCTACTGGAGCCGTGGTAATGGCTGGGTAGTAGCTGCCCTTGCACGCACTTTGGAAATGTTGCCAAAGTCAGACCCGCATTACAATGAATACTTACAAGACTTCAAAGACATGTGTAGCGCTTTGCTTCCTATTCAACGTGCTGATGGTTTTTGGAACGTAAGCCTGCACGATCTTACTCATTTTGGTGGTAAAGAAACAACCGGTACAGCCTTGTTTGTTTATGGGTTTGCATGGGGCATGAACAATGGTATTTTGCCTAAGAAGACATACCTGGCTCCAGCCATAAAAGCATGGAATGCTATGGTGAAAGAGAGCGTACATCCTAATGGATTTCTTGGATATGTACAAGGCACAGGAAAAGAACCTAAGGATGGCCAACCTGTTAGTTATACCAGCATGCCTGATTTCGAAGATTATGGTCTAGGATGTTTTTTACTTGCTGGTACTGAAATGTATAAGATGAAGTAACAGGCATTCCTGCTTTGCATTAACACATGAACGGACGGTAAAATAAAGTTCATATACCTGCGCCATAATCAGAAGGTGTTCATCCCTCATCTTGATTATGGCGTTGTTCATTCAAGCATATTCTTGTTATTCGGAAAGCATTCTCCATAATAGTTTAAGTTGAAGTAAATTACCTAACACCTTTCCTTTGCCACATATGATTAAGCCCCTTTTCCCATTCTTGTTATTTAGCTGTATTACATGCTTGCCCTTTGCATCCGATGCCCAGGTAAAAAATAAGCTTGAATATTTTGCAGCCAGTGATGTGCAATTGTTGCCAGGCATTTTCAAATCAGCTGAACAAACAGATCTGAAATATATTCTGGCTCTTGATGCCGATAAATTGTTAGCTCCTTATTTACGTGAAGCAGGTCTGCCTGCTAAAACAGAAAGCTATTCCAACTGGGAGAACTCAGGGCTTGATGGTCACATAGCAGGGCATTATGTTTCTGCACTTGCTATGATGTATGCCAATACAAGTAACATGCAGGTACACGACCGTTTGCTGTACGTAATAGATGAACTGGAAAAATGCCAACAAAAAAATGGCAATGGATATGTAGGTGGCGTGCCTGGTAGCAACCAGTTGTGGCAATCTGTAATGAAAGGTGATGTACAAGCTCTGCAAAAAAAGTGGGTGCCTTTTTACAACATTCATAAGATGCAGGCTGGATTGCGCGATGCCTATTTGTATGCAGGTAATGAAAAGGCAAAAGCAATGCTGATAAAATTCAGCGACTGGTTTGTGCAACTTGCATCTTCTCTTTCTGATAAGCAAATGCAGGAAGTGCTGCGGATAGAGCACGGAGGTGTGAACGAAGTATTGGCTGATGTTTATGCTTTAACGGGCGATCGGAAATATTTAGATGCTGCGTATAAATTCTCTCATAAAGCCATTCTTGATCCGCTAAAGGCAAAGCAGGATAAATTAAACCACCTGCATGCAAATACACAGATACCAAAAGTAATAGGCTTTAAACGTATTGCTGATGTTAATAACGACACTGCCTACAATGCTGCTGCTACTTTCTTTTGGAACACCGTTGTCAATAATAGAACAGTGGCTATAGGTGGTAATAGTGTGCGTGAACATTTCAATCCTGCTACGAATTTCACTTCGATGATACAAAGTGAAGAAGGGCCCGAGACATGCAATACGTACAACATGCTCAAGCTTACTAAACAGGTGTACCAATCGGAGGCGCTGGTGAAGTATGTTGACTATTATGAGCGGGCTCTATATAATCATATTCTATCTACACAACACCCGGAGAAGGGGGGCTTTGTGTATTTCACCCCTATGCGTCCCGGGCATTACCGGGTGTATTCGCAGCCACATACCAGCATGTGGTGTTGTGTTGGTTCAGGAATAGAGAACCATGCTAAGTACAACGAGATGATCTATGCTCATTCGGGCATAGATCTGTATGTAAATCTTTTTATTCCCTCAAAGCTTCAGTGGAAGGAGCAGGGAGTAACCATAACACAGGAAACAAAATTTCCTGAAGAAGAAAGAACTTCTTTCACCATCAGCACAAAGCATTCAAAAGCATTTCGTTTACACATACGTTATCCATCATGGGTTACGGCTGGCGCTATGAAAATTTCAATCAATGGAAAAGCGGTAGCAACCAAAGCATCTCCATCATCTTATTTGATTGTAGATAGGCTTTGGAAGGCGGGTGATAAAGTAGTGGTGCAGCTTCCTATGCGCACTGCCGTGGAGCCAATGCCTGCAGGGTTCAATTATGTAGCCGTTTTTCATGGCCCTGTTGTGCTGGCTGCTAAAATAGGTAACGATGCAATGCCTGGTTTATATGCTGATGATAGCAGGATGGGCCATGTGGCAAAAGGACCTAAGTATCCACTGCACGAGATGCCAATGTTTGTTACCGAACAACAGGATATTGCTGCTGCCATCAAACCTGTTCCGGGTAAACCTTTGACATTTAAAGCGCCTAATATTATTCATCCTGCTAAATATGATAAACTGGAGCTAGTGCCTTTTTATAAAATACATGATGCGCGGTATGTGATCTATTGGCAAAAGGAAACACCTGCAAGCCTGCAGGCAATACAGGAAAAGCTGGCTGCTGATGAAATAGCGGCTGCACAGTTAGCAGCAATTACCATTGACCAGGTAAAGCCGGGTGAACAACAGCCAGAATCAGATCACTTCATGCAATCCGAAAAGTCGACGACCGGCGTGTTTAGCGACAGGCATTTCAGGGAAGCAAGAGGCGGATGGTTTAGTTATGTACTGAAAGACCAACAGCTACAAGCAAAGAAGCTACGCATTACCTATTGGGGAATGGACAGGAACCGTAAGTTCAACATACTGGTGAATGATACATTGATTGCGCAGGTTGAATTGAAAGGAGAAAATGGCGAAGATTTTTATACTGTAGATTATCCTCTGCCAGCCGAAGTTGTGGCTGGTGGCAAAGGAAGTTTAGTAGTGAAATTTGCAGCAGTTGATAATTCACTGGCAGGTGCTGTATACGATATAAAACTGCTGAAGTAGGCAAGGAGGGAGGCAGTGTTTATGTTGCTTGATTGTATTAAATAATCCACATAAAGTAAGAACTGTAGTCTTGGAGATCAGAGACCAGTGATTGGTGAATGGATCTACAATGCCAGGAACCAGGAACCAGGAACCAGAGACCAGAGACCAGCAACCAGAGACCAGTAATCAGGAACTTAAAATAGATATAGAACGGAAGAAAAAAGGAGCTTCGGCATATGCTAGAAGCTCCTTTTGTTTCGCTACAAGTAGTGCTGGCTACTTCAGTGAGTTACCATATCCAACTATAAGTACAGATGCAATGATGGTAAATATTCCTACCACGATTGTAGTGCGTGTTTTGCTGGTAACTCCTTTCCACTCGTTCAATATCAAACCCCACGCATTGGCAATAAGAATGATGAACGCCATGTGCAATATCCATGAGCTTGCACCATTACCAAGTTTACTTTCTCCCATACCGTAAAAGAAGAACTGTAGGAACCATGTAGTGCCAGCAAGAGCACAAAACAATACGTTTCTTAGGATAGGTGTTTGTTTGTTAGTATAGTCTTTGAACGTTTTGTTGCGTGCATTCAAAATAAGACACCAGATAAGGTTAGTGGTCAATCCACCCCATAGCAGTACAACATAAACCACGTTGTTCCTGTAAAGGAATTCTACAGGTCCTGGGTTCATGTGTTTCCATGCATCGTTGGCCACCATAGCCATAGGAGAACCGGCTTCCAAGCCAAAGCTAAAGCAGGCGCTAAGTACACCTGATACAATGGCAACAAACAAGCCCAGCCCAATCTTAAATTCATTGTTGCCAGTAACATTGGTCTTTTCAATAGAAGCGGCTTTGGCAGTAAGATCGCGCTCTTTCATGATGCCGGCCTTGCCGCATATGATAATGCCGATAACACAAACAGCAAGACCTATCAGCACCAGTTGTCCCCAGCTTGTGTTAAGCAGTAGCGTCATAGTATCTTTTCCTTCTTCAGGGAAGAAGTCGTAATAAATAGATGGAATGATAGATCCAAAAACAGAGCATAGGCCAAGTATAACAGAACTACCCAACGCCACGCCAAGATACCTTACACCAAGTCCGTAGGTCAAGCCGCCTATACCCCAAAGCAGACCAAATACATAGGTAGCAGTAAGCGTGCTAGTATCCGTACGTGCTATTATTTCAGAAAAATTAGGAATAGTAAGATAGGCTGCAAGTGGTGGGATGACAAGCCATGAGAAAAGTCCACCTACCAACCAATAACTTTCCCATGCCCAACCTTTTACTTTTTTAAAAGGGATGTAAAAACTTCCAGAGGCAAAGCCGCCAATAAAATGAAATAGAACTCCGAGAATAACTTGCATTTTTTCTTCTTGAAATGTGAATGAGTTAGTGAATATAAGTAAGCATCGTGTAAGTAAAGCAACTTACGATTAAGCTAGTTACACAAGATGCTTCATTTTTAAGGCATGTAAAAAACTTCTTGTAATGGTATACTTACAGGCGAGCTATCTTCATTAGTTTCCATGATGTCAGCCATATACTTCCACCATTTTTGCATCACCGGGTGTTGTGGCAATTGATCCAGTGCAGCAGGGTCATCTATTTTTAAAATCCCGATCAAATCATTGGTTGTAGCGTCGAGAAAAATAGAATATTCGCTGATGCCCGTTTGCTTGAGCAGCGCCTGTAGTTCAGGCCATATCTCATCATGCCTTTTCTTGTATTCTGCTTCTTTGCCTGGAAAGAGCTTCATCTTAAAAGCAACTCGTTTCATTGTCTATAGCTTTCGTTATTGGTTATATTATTATATAGCTGGATGGCTAGCAATTAGTTTTTGAAAAGAAAAAAGTAAAGCATCAAACGAGATGCTTTACTTAAACTAAACCTTAAACATTACCTATTGCTTCCAAACTTTTTCTGTAACAACATTATTTGCTGTAGTGACCTCTACCATGTATACTCCTCTTACCAAAGTAGAAAGATCAAGTGCAACCTGGTTTCCGGCTGCAGCCTTTATCAATTGTGTTCTTCCGTCAGTATCTATTACTCTTACAGAAATGAT is a window encoding:
- a CDS encoding glycoside hydrolase family 88/105 protein; the protein is MLNRYLQFICVLIAVLFSSCRATRVPAKDQVMAPMRLTNQYFMNKWPDAGKPIVTNKQRPSNLWTRAVYYEGLMALYAIDKQQAYYDYAVQWGEKHKWGLRNGVNTRDADDQAAGQTYIDLYMMDKKPERIKDIKTSIDRMVKSEKSDDWFWIDALQMAMPVYVRLGVLYNDTSYFNKMYELYAFTKYKHGGKGLYNPADKLWWRDKDFVPPYKEPNGEDCYWSRGNGWVVAALARTLEMLPKSDPHYNEYLQDFKDMCSALLPIQRADGFWNVSLHDLTHFGGKETTGTALFVYGFAWGMNNGILPKKTYLAPAIKAWNAMVKESVHPNGFLGYVQGTGKEPKDGQPVSYTSMPDFEDYGLGCFLLAGTEMYKMK
- the rhaT gene encoding L-rhamnose/proton symporter RhaT, with protein sequence MQVILGVLFHFIGGFASGSFYIPFKKVKGWAWESYWLVGGLFSWLVIPPLAAYLTIPNFSEIIARTDTSTLTATYVFGLLWGIGGLTYGLGVRYLGVALGSSVILGLCSVFGSIIPSIYYDFFPEEGKDTMTLLLNTSWGQLVLIGLAVCVIGIIICGKAGIMKERDLTAKAASIEKTNVTGNNEFKIGLGLFVAIVSGVLSACFSFGLEAGSPMAMVANDAWKHMNPGPVEFLYRNNVVYVVLLWGGLTTNLIWCLILNARNKTFKDYTNKQTPILRNVLFCALAGTTWFLQFFFYGMGESKLGNGASSWILHMAFIILIANAWGLILNEWKGVTSKTRTTIVVGIFTIIASVLIVGYGNSLK
- a CDS encoding glycoside hydrolase family 127 protein, with the translated sequence MIKPLFPFLLFSCITCLPFASDAQVKNKLEYFAASDVQLLPGIFKSAEQTDLKYILALDADKLLAPYLREAGLPAKTESYSNWENSGLDGHIAGHYVSALAMMYANTSNMQVHDRLLYVIDELEKCQQKNGNGYVGGVPGSNQLWQSVMKGDVQALQKKWVPFYNIHKMQAGLRDAYLYAGNEKAKAMLIKFSDWFVQLASSLSDKQMQEVLRIEHGGVNEVLADVYALTGDRKYLDAAYKFSHKAILDPLKAKQDKLNHLHANTQIPKVIGFKRIADVNNDTAYNAAATFFWNTVVNNRTVAIGGNSVREHFNPATNFTSMIQSEEGPETCNTYNMLKLTKQVYQSEALVKYVDYYERALYNHILSTQHPEKGGFVYFTPMRPGHYRVYSQPHTSMWCCVGSGIENHAKYNEMIYAHSGIDLYVNLFIPSKLQWKEQGVTITQETKFPEEERTSFTISTKHSKAFRLHIRYPSWVTAGAMKISINGKAVATKASPSSYLIVDRLWKAGDKVVVQLPMRTAVEPMPAGFNYVAVFHGPVVLAAKIGNDAMPGLYADDSRMGHVAKGPKYPLHEMPMFVTEQQDIAAAIKPVPGKPLTFKAPNIIHPAKYDKLELVPFYKIHDARYVIYWQKETPASLQAIQEKLAADEIAAAQLAAITIDQVKPGEQQPESDHFMQSEKSTTGVFSDRHFREARGGWFSYVLKDQQLQAKKLRITYWGMDRNRKFNILVNDTLIAQVELKGENGEDFYTVDYPLPAEVVAGGKGSLVVKFAAVDNSLAGAVYDIKLLK
- the rhaM gene encoding L-rhamnose mutarotase gives rise to the protein MKRVAFKMKLFPGKEAEYKKRHDEIWPELQALLKQTGISEYSIFLDATTNDLIGILKIDDPAALDQLPQHPVMQKWWKYMADIMETNEDSSPVSIPLQEVFYMP